In Geotalea uraniireducens, the genomic window GAATACCGGGTGATCAAGGCGGTAATGAAAAACGATGCAAAGTTGGTCCTGGCCAACCTTCGCGGCGTTAAATTGGGGAAATTTGCCAACGGCAGCCTGGTTTACAAACCGGGAAGCGAACTTGCAGTAATCAATGCGTTGACCAAGATCATCATTGAGGAAGGGCTTGAGGACGCGGCATTTGTCGGGAGCAAGGTCGGCAACCTGGCGGAACTGAAAGGTGCCCTCGCGGCACTGTCGCTGGCCGATGCCGCGGCAGCGGCTGGGGTAACCGAGGTAGAACTGCGCGAGGCTGCGCGACTGCTTGGCGGTAAAGCAAGCGTGGCGGTGATTTTTGGTGCCGACCTGATGCGAAGCGACGCTGCGGCAGCAAAGGTCAAGGCGTTGACCAATCTTGCCTTGGTGCTCGGTGCAGTCGGCAAGGAGCAGGGGGGAGTGTTCCCGGTTTACGAGAAGACCAACATCCAAGGGGTGCTCGATATGGGCGTCGCTCCGGACGTCCTGCCGGGCGGCCAGGGGCGGGAGGCCTCCGCGGCTTTTGAGAAAGCCTGGGGCAGGAAATTGCCTGCCGATGCCGGCAAGGATTTCTGGGGGATTGTTGACGCCATTGAACAGGGGGCAATCAAGGCACTCTACCTGCTGGGGTGCGACCCGCTTGCGTCGTTCCCGGAGAGCGGGCGTATTGCCAAGGCGTTTGACAAGCTTGAGCTGCTGATCGTTCAGGATGCCTTTCCCGGCGAAGCTGCCCGGCGAGCCAATGTTCTCTTCCCGGCATCGGTGGCGGTGGAAAAGACGGGGACGTTTACGACCATCGACGGCCGGGTTCAGAAACTCGGTAAGGCGGCCAACCCTCCCGGTGATGCGCGGGAAGACTGGGATATTCTGACCGAGTTGTACAATAGGTTGACCGGTGAAAATCGCTTTTCGTCACCACAGGGGATCTTCAGCGAGATTACCGCGCTGGTGCCGCAATACGCGGGACTGGCTGATGGCTGCGGCGTGATCGCTCCTGTCCTGCGCGAGGGCAGCTTCACGCTTGCGCCGGTTACTACGGATGCTGCAGTTACAAGCGATTCCGCCTATCCCTACACCCTGTTGGCCGGGGCTATGCTCTATCACAGCGGGACAACCACTACCTGGTCGAAGAACAACCTCGATGTGGCACCGGAAGGGTATGTCGAGCTGTCGGCAGAAGATGCGGCGAAACTCGGTGTGAGTGATGGTGCCACCGTAAGGCTTACTTCGGCGGCGGGGAGCGTGGCTGGCAAGGTCCGAATCTCGAACCGGCTGCGGGCCGGGATGCTCTTTGCTCCCTATCATTTCCGGACGATGGGGGTGAACGGGGTGGTGACGCGGAGTTCCGGCTTGGTCAGGGTCAAGGTCGAGAAGGCCTAGCACGAAAGTCTTGAAACGTTAAAAAAAGCCCTGCCATCTCTCCGGCAGGGCTTTTTTTAACCGAAAATTTTTCTCAACAATCCTTTCTTTGTTGTTTCCTGCCGTTCTGCAAGGGTGCGAAGCCCTCGTCGGGCATTCATCTCTCGGGCATCGAGCCGGAGGGCCTTATGAAACTCCCCTTCGGCAAGACCGTCTTTCCCCTCGTCCAGCAACATCCAGCCGCGGAAAGCGTAAGCGTTGGCAGTCTTCTCCAGTTGTAGCGATTTGCCGAGGAGTCCCCGTGCCCTTTCTCGTGCCGCGGTGGAAAACCGGTGCGCCGGGTTCCGGTAGAGCGCCCAGGCGAGGAAGGCACAGTAGGAAGGATTGTTGGGGGCGAGGATAACAGCGTCCTGCAACGCCTTTTCGGCGCTGACGAAGTCATTCATTCCCAGGAATACTTTACCGGCCTGATACTGGATTTCTGCCTGCAACTTTTCGTCCTGCTTGCCATCAATCCCGCCGGTGTCGGTATGGAGAAGCTCGTCGTACCGCTCCTTGGTGACGACATTGGTTAACGTGTTGTAGGCATGCGCGTAGTTGGCCAGAATCTGGGCCGCTATGTTCTGGGCTGCTCCGGGGAGTCGGATGAACTGTTCGGGGGCATAATGCCGCGTTTTGGAAAAATAAGCAGTCTTGAGTGCAGGAAAACTGAATGACTTGGGCGTGAGATCAAACAATTGGTAGTAATTACGACCTTGCAAGGCGGACAAGTCGTCAGCCAACCGGCGAGCTGCTTCCCCTGATTGTGAGGAATTGTCCGGGACGAGCGGGGCCGTCGTATCGATAACAATTGGATTCTGCGACAGTTCGCTTACCAGATCGGCAAAGTCGACAACGTTGTCCGGTACGATCTCCGCCTCTTCGAGGAGCGGGGCATTAAAAAGGGTTTTTAGCGGGAAATCGGGGATGCCTTCGGTAACGGGCGTAGGGTAGAAATCGATCATCCTGAGGGCATAAAGGAAATTGAGGAACGAGGTTGCCTCGGAGCGCTCCGGGTGGTGCAGCAGGCCAGCAAGTGTTTTTCTGCCATCCAGCAGGGAGAGCAACTGGATTTCTTCGCTACGGAGCGCCAGCAGATTGATATGGCGGTAAAAAGACTGCGTTCGTGCCGGGTAGCGGTCGCGGTGGCGGGCAAAAAAAACTTTGGGGGCAAAGCCGGCGATCCCTGCTCGGGCTGCCTCGTAGAGCAATCGGGGGATGGCAACCGGAACACAGGGCAACTCGGCATCAGGCATACACTCGCGGAATCGGTAGCCGGTCGATAGCGGCAATGCCCGGGAGAGAGCGTTGGCCAAGAACAGCCGGGATTCTTCAACCAGTTCGTCGTAGGTGAGCATTCCGGCCTGAACGAGGAAAAGACGTTCGCCGCCATTCCTCAGAAAGGTGTTCAGGTCGTCGCGACCGAGCTTGCCATGGCCGAGCAGGTAATGGGCAAAATCACTTTTCCCCTTTGACAAGAAGGAGAGTGGCTCTCCCTTGAGAAAGGCCATGGGGCTACCGTCACCGATGGTCAGGATGCCGTTTTTTTTCCGTTCATAAATGTCGATGATCAAATCGCGCAGGCAGGAATGAGACGGAGGGGGGCTCGCTGCCAGGGCGCTCGTTACGGCCCGGTGAAAGTCCTGCGGGGTGAAGGGTTTTTCCAGGTAGTGAGTAACCCCGAGCTGCTGGGCCACGCGAATGTTACTGTCACCCTTGTAGATTCCCGAAATGACGATGGTCGGCAGCGGGCGGGCTGGGCGCGACTGGCGAAGCTTTTGTAATACAGTGATGCCGCTGACGACAGGCAGCTTGAGGTCCAGGATCAACAGGTCCACTGTTTCCCGGTCCAAGCAGCTAAGGGCTTCGTCCCCTGCAGCAACTCTCAGGACTGCATGGCCCTGAGCGATGAGGAATTTTTCCAGTACCCGGGACAGGCTTTCATTATCTTCGGCCAGCAAGATGCGGGCGGTCATTGCGTATCTCCGCAACGGTCGAAGCCGTCGTTCTGATGCCGTGGCTCGTTTTCAGATAAGTGCGGACGGCGTCGTTGTGCTCCGCAAGAGTGGTGGAAAAGTAGTGGGTGCCGTCGTTTTTGGCAACAAAGTAGAGATAGGGGGAGGTGGCCGGCGAAAGGGCGGCAGCAATCGCCGCGCTCCCAGGGTTGCCGATGGGGCCGGGAGGGAGGCCGTCGATCAGATAGGTATTGTAGGGCGTTTTGCGGAGGATATCCTGTTTGGTAACCGGCCCTGAAAATGCCCGTATTCCGTAGACAGCTGTCGGGTCGCTCTGTAGGCGCATCTTCTTGCGCAGCCGGTTATGAAAGACCGAGGAGATCAGGGCGCGTTCGCCGGGAACAACCGCCTCCTTTTCGATGAGCGAAGCAAGGGTTACCGCCTCGCGGGGCGACATGGCATGCTGCTTTGCCAGTACGGCGAATTTATCGGCGAACACCTTGTCGAACTGGGCAACCATCAGGCGGATCAGCGCCGCTTCGTCCATCTTCGCCGTAACCTGGTATGTGCTGGGGTAGAGATAACCCTCGACACTCGCGCCGCCAATCCCCAATTCGCGAAGCAGGGCCGGGTTCCGCGCCTGCTGGAGGAAACGGTGCCCATCGAGAATGTGGCGTTCATCCAGAAGTTCGGCGATCTGGTAGATGGAATATCCCTCGGGAAGGGTGAATTTCCGGGCATACACTTCGCCAGCCACCATCATCCGCAGTATCTCGCGGGGCGCCATGCCGTCGTTGAATCGATATTCGCCGGCCTGGAGCCGCTCCGTATCTCCCTTGAGGCGTGCCTGCAGGACGAACAGCCGGGCGCTGGAGACAATCCGCGCCCCCTCCAGGTCAGTGGCGATGTGCTTCAGGCTTGTCCCCTTGGAGAGGTCGAAAATTCTGACAGTACGGCCGGTGCCGGCCGGGCTGCCGACGAATACGAGGTAGCGAAGCACGGGGAGGATGACGAAGAGGAGAATGACGGCGGCGATCGTCAGAAATTTCTTGTGTTTAAGGTCGATATGCATGGGGGTGGTATGGGACTGTCGGGTCCGCAGCGGTCGATGCTGGTCAAAAGTCAGGAATCTTTTTTATTTAGGCCAGATTCTGTAGTTTGTCAATATTAAAAGATCTCTAATTGTTGCCGTCAGGCCTTGAACCGGTTTTCGGTGCCGGCTCGCAGTCGGTGGATATTTTCCCGGTGCTTGTAGATCACGAGGGCGGCAATGAAGAAGGTCATGGCGATGACGGGCGGTTTTTGCCCCATGGCGGCGATGATTACCGGCATGAGGGCCGCGGCAATAATCGACGCGAGCGATATATAGCGCCAGATGGCGACTACCACAACAAAGACCCCCAGTGCGGCAAGCACTGCCAGCGGGGCAATGCCGAGAAATACTCCCAGGGCTGTGGCCACGCCCTTTCCTCCCTTGAAGCCGAGGAAGACAGTATATACATGGCCGAGGAAGGCCGCCAGGCCGACCGCCACGATCCAGCTTTCCCCCACGTCAAGATAACGGGCAAGCAGCACCGGCAACAGCCCTTTCAGGCAGTCGCCCAGCAGGGTGGCGATCCCGATCCGCCGGCCAAGCGTACGGTAGACATTGGTGGCGCCGATATTGCCGCTGCCGGTGGCGCGGATATCGACGCCAAACGCTTTGCCAAGCAGCAAGCCGGTAGGAATTGAGCCGAACAGATAGGCTCCAATGATGAGACTGAACTGGATCAGCACAGAACGCTCCTCTTGTTCATTAAAATCAAGGCTATCCTACACCATTCGTTGAATGCCGACAAGCAGCACTCTCCCCTGGTTTCAGGGTCGTGATTTCCTGAAAGTGAAAATAGCAGCGGACAGCAATAGGAGATCGCGGAAGATGGCGGTCCACGCGGTAGTTTTTTGCCCTCCTTGGCGGAAACAGCCGCAATCGATGTCCAGACCACGGACGACGGTGGAGAAGAGAAACACGATGAAAATCATCGTCAGGAGTGCTGCCAAGGCTGCAGCGGTACGGCTCCGCCAGCCGACAATCAGCAGGGCGCCGCAGATCAGCTCTATCCAAGGGACAACGGCGGCAACCAGATAATTCCCGGCATAGGGGAAAATCTGATAGGCGGCAACGCTGCCGGCGAAGACGGTGGGATTGCTTGCCTTGGCGACTCCGGCGTAGAGAAAGACCCCGCCGAGAGCGATCCGCAGCAGAACCGTCAGCTGTTTCCTGCCCAGTTCCATCACTGCTCTCCTTTAGCAAGCGGATAGCCGGCGTCACGCCATTCGGGATATCCCCCCTCAAAGACGTACACCTGCCGAAAACCGGCCGCGATCAGTTTTTCGGCGAGCGCCATGCTGTCGTGGCAATCATAACCGTTGCAGTAAACGACCAGCATTCGGTCGCGCGGTATCGTTCGGGCAAAGGTGGCGAGCAGGGAGCCGGCCTCGCCGAGAGGGAGGGAGCGGGCGGCGCGAATGTGGCCGGCCCGGTAGGCGCTCCGATCCCGGGCGTCGATGATCAACGCCTCCCGGGAGTCGAACAGTTCCTTGACCTGCATCAGCCCGAGAGGGAGCGGCCCTGGTGTTGTCGGGACGGCCGGCGCAGTCTGGACCGTCGGTGCCGGTTGCTGTGCGCCGGTCTGTTCGCCCCGGTAGGCGTTGCGTAGCAAACGGTAATTCCAGAGGCAACCGATGATGGCGGCCAGGAGGACAATGACCGCGATCTCGTTGAACAGCTGTTTCCAGTTCGTTTTCATCGTTGGTCGTTATGCCTGCTTTCGCTGGTCGTAATGGATTACCATGGCTTTTTCCAAGGTAATCATGCCCCCGTTCATCATGTCATCGATCTGGGGCATGATGGCATCGAGCCGTTCCTGGGAGTCCACCACTTCGACAATGATCGGCAGATCGCTGGACAGGCGGAGCAGCTTGTCGGTGTGATAGACGCTGCTTGCGCCGAAGCCGGCAATTCCCCGCAACACGGTGGCCCCGGCGAATCCCTCCCGCCGGAACAGCTCGACCAGTGCTTCGTAGAGGGGGCGGTGCCCATGCTTGTCGCCCTCGCCGATGAAGATGCGCATCAGGATCTTTTCGCCGCTGAATTTGCCCATGGTGCTCCTCCTAGAGATGGCGTGCCGCCATGATGCCGCCCCAGGTACAGATCAGGCAGACCATGACACTGACGAGGATGTTGAGCGAAGCGATCAGGAGCTCGCCGTCTTCGAGCAGCCTGAAGGTTTCGTAGCTGAACGTGGAGAAGGTGGTAAGGCCGCCAAGGAAGCCGATGGTCAGGCCGACGCGAAGCTCCTGCGGAATGAAGGTGCTGCGCAGCCCGAGTTCCATGATGAACCCGATCAGAAATGCGCCGGTGATGTTGACGGCAAAGGTGCCGTAGGGGAAGTTTTTACCGAAGAGCTGGTAGATCCAGCCGGCGGCGAAATAACGGGTCAGGCAGCCGAGGGCGCCGCAGATGGCTATGGAGAGTATGGTTAGCATAAAGGGTTTCGCTGCCGGCTAAAGGCCGCTGACAATTTTCCAGCCGCCTGTTTCGCGGCGAAGACGGATCGTTTCTTCACCGGCCAGCTCCAGAGGGGTTCCCTTCAGGGGGATCTTCATCGCATAGCGTCCTTCGACGGTCGCGGTGTCGCCCTTGACGGTGATGGTGCGGCTGAGAGAGCGGTAGGAAACGGGGCCGATCCGTTGCAGCGTCTTCGCCAGCTCGGCGCGCTTGCCGGCGGCATCGGTCTTGTCGTCCCGGTAGGCCGGGGAAATCAGGGTGGCGTAAAGTGAGCTATCCCCCTTGGCTAAAGCCTGTTCCCGTTTCTGTAGTACGTCGTCAATGGCGCGTTTGTCGGCGCTGCACCCCATCAGGGCAAATAGCAGCAGCAGGATGAGCGGCCGCATCAGAAGTTCTTGTCGAGGAATTGCCGGGCCTCGTTCACGTACTTGCTGGAACGGTATTCGTTGAACAGCCGTTGGAATTCTTCCCGTCCCTTGTTCTTGTCCCCCGAGAGAATGTAAGCCTTGCCGAGGTAGAAGAGGGTTTCGTCATGGTAGGGCGAGCCGGGAAACTTCTTCAGGGCGTCTTCCAGCCGACCGATGGCGGCAGCGTACTTGTCGGTGCGAAGGTAGAACCTGCCGATGTAAATCTGGTAGCGCACCTGGTACATCCGGCAGGCTTCCAGCTTGTTCCGGGCTTCGCCGGCGTATTCGGACCGGGGATAGAGCCGGAGGAACGTTTCGAAGAGCGTGGCGGCATTGTTTATCGGTGTTTGGTCGGTGTCGAAGCCGTTGATCTGCATGAAATTGCTGAGTCCCTGGCGGTAGAGGGCGTAGGCGGACTCTTCGTGGTTGGGATGAAGTTTGCGGAAGTCCTCGTAGGAGGCCGCAGCTTCAATGTAATTACCGTTCGCGAACTGGGCGTCGGCAATCTTCAGTTCGGCCCGCGCCGTCATTTCGGGAGAGATGTAGCTTTCCTTCACCCTGCGCCATTGGGCGATGGCATCTTCGTAGCGGTGGGAGTTGAAATAATCTTCCGCCTCCTTGGCCATGTTGTCAGGGGTTCGGCTGACCGGAGCACTGCTGGTGGCGCAGCCGCCTATCAGCAGCAGGAAAAAGGTGAGTAACAGAGCAAGACGACGGGTCATGATTGCCTCGCGTAGCTGGGAATAATAGCAAAACCTTAGAGGAAAAGGTCCCTTGCTGTCAATGCAAAGTTGCCGCCTGGCGGCTCCCGTGTGGTGTCGGGGCGTACAAACAAAAAGGGCACTCCTTGTGGCAGTGCCCTTCTCTTTGGGGAAAGCGAGCAGGTTTCGCTATTTACGTTTGCGCTTCGTCGGGTCGAGCTCTTTCTTGCGGAGCCTGATCGAGGCCGGCGTTACTTCAACTAACTCGTCGTCGTCGATGAATTCCAGTGCCTGCTCGAGAGTCAAGAGCCGCGGAGGCGTCAGCTTGATGGCATCATCCGAGCCCGAGGCGCGGACGTTGGTCAACTTCTTCCCTTTGCAGGGGTTCACGTCGAGGTCGTTGTCCTTGGCGTGCTGGCCGATGATCATTCCACCGTACACCTCGACGCCGGCACCGATGAAGAGGATGCCGCGGGGCTGCAGGGCGTCGAGGGAGTAGGCAGTCGTTTCGCCATGCTCCATGGCGATCAGCACGCCGTTCTTCCGCCCGGGAATCTCACCCTTGAACGGGGCATAGTCATGGAAGGTGTGGGTTACCACCGCCGTGCCGCGGGTTTCGGTCAGCAGTTCGCCGCGGAGGCCGATCAGCCCGCGGGCCGGGATGACGAATTCGAGGCGGATGGTTTCGCCCATCGGCTGCATGGAGGACATCTCCCCCTTGCGCGGCCCCATCTTTTCGATGATCGCGCCTTGGTATTCGCTTGGCACATCGACCACCAGGTATTCCATTGGCTCCAGCTTCTTCCCGTCAACCTCGCGCATGATCACTTCCGGCTTGGAGACGGCCATTTCGAACCCTTCGCGACGCATGTTCTCGATCAGGATGGAGAGATGCAATTCGCCGCGGCCGGAGACCTTGAAGGTGTCGGGATTGGCGGTGTCCTCCACTCGGAGCGAGACGTTGGTGCGGAGCTCTTTTTCCAGCCGCTCGCGGATGTTGCGCGAGGTAACGAATTTACCTTCCCGACCGGCGAAGGGGGAGTTGTTGACGATGAAGTTCATCGAGATGGTCGGTTCGTCGATGGAGACGTAAGGAAGGGCTGCCGGCGCCTCTACCGAAGCCAGGGTTTCACCGATTCCCACCTCCTCGAAACCGGCGATAGTGACGATGTCACCGGTGCAGGCCTCGGAGATTTCCACCTGCTTCAACCCCTCGTAACCGAGCAGCTTGCTGATGCGGCCGCGGACCACGCTACCGTCGCGTTTGACCATCGCCAGGGTTTCACCGGCCTTGACGCTGCCGTTGAAGATTTTGCCGGTGGCGATCCGGCCGATATAGTCGTTGTAATCGATGTTGGTAACCAGCAGTTGGAACGGCGCGTTCGGGTCGCCCTGGGGAGGATGGACGTTCGATTCGATCACCGCGAAGAGCGGCTCCATGGTGGTGGAAGCGGCTTTCTGGTCGAGCATGGCGTAACCGAGCTTGGCGCTGGTATAAACGATCGGGAAGTCGAGCTGTTCATCGTTGGCGTTCAGTTCGCAGAACAGGTCGAAGACCATGTCGACTACCTCGTCGGGGCGGGCGCCGGGGCGGTCGATCTTGTTGATGACGACGATCGGCTTCAGACCGAGGTCGAGGGATTTCTTGAGGACGAAGCGGGTCTGCGGCATCGGCCCGTCAAGGGCGTCGACCAGCAAAAGCACCGAGTCCACCATTTTGAGGACCCGTTCCACTTCCCCGCCGAAATCGGCATGGCCGGGGGTGTCGACGATATTGATCTTGTAACGCCCGTGATGCACCGACAGGTTTTTCGAGAGAATGGTGATCCCCCGTTCTTTTTCCAGGTCGTTGGAATCCATCACCCGTTCGGTGATGGCCTCGTTTTCCCGGAAGACGCCGGCGTGGCGCAGCATTGCGTCTACGAGGGTCGTTTTGCCATGGTCGACGTGGGCGATGATGGCGATGTTCCTGATTCTTTCCTGCATGATTTCTGACTCCTGACTATGGTAAAGAGGCATAGGCGTGCCTGTGCGGGATACGGCAAACCGCGGACAAAATAAAAAGACGAGCGGCTGCCCGTCTTCGAAAACTTTTCTACTATGCCAACATTCCTGCTAAAAAACAAGATAAATTTCGGGCAACTGCCGCGGCTTGAATTGTCGGATGGTGGCATGTATATTGCTGGATGGAAAATGCGGCGACCAGCTGAGCCAGAATTGAATGCGGGGTGCGTTATGAAGCTGTTCAAAGATTTTCTGCAGACCCTCAGCCGGGGGCTGTTCTGCGAGGACCGTCCGATCATGGTATTCATGGGGGCGGTGCTGCTTCTCTCCCTGGTGTTGATTGCCTACAGTTTTGCCCGCTAGGAGTGCCGCTATGATGACGGTTAATCGTCAGTGGCTGAACATCCTGCTTTTGGGGGCCATCGCCTTTACGTCAGTGACGGCGGCGGCTAGCACCGAGCGCCGCTGGCCGGTGGATGGCGGCTCCATCACTTCCGGTATCGGCTGGCGTCCCGACCCCTTCGGCAGCGGCCGGATGGTTTACCATCACGGGGTGGATATTGCCGTCCCTGAAGGGACCCCGGTCCATCCCACCCAGATCGGCACGGTGATCTTTGCCGGGCCATACAAGGGGTACGGCAATCTGGTGGTGATCGATCATGGCAACGGCTACGAAACCATCTATGGCCACAATTCGTCACTGCTGGTCAAACCGGGGGACCGTGTCGACCAGCAGACGGTCATCGCCCTTTCCGGCAATACCGGCCATTCCACCGGCCCCCACGTCCATTACGAAGTGCGGCAGTTTCCCGTTTCCGCCAAGGAGCGCCGCGAAGCGCAGGCCAAGCTCGAGGCGAGCCTGAAAGAGGCGATCATGCGCAATTTTGCCTCTTGGACTGCCGACCGCAACGCGGCGCAAGGCGGGGGACAGTCGGCAATCGAGCTGGCGCTGCCGGATGACGATGGACTCTAGCTCGGGCTAGAACCGTTTCCGGTATTTGACCAACAGCCGCAGACAGATCACTCCGCCGGTGGCCATGACCGCGACGAGCGGCCGGGAAACCGGTCGCCCGATTCCCCCGATATACAGCGGATAGAGAAAGGCCCCGGTCAACAGGGTCACCGCCAGCAGTGACAGCAGTGCCTTCATCAGTCGATCAGTTTGTACAGGGCGGAAAAGTCCTCGTCACCGTAGCCGGCCGCCCGGCCCCCCTTGAAGAGTTCGTTGGTCGCCGCGGCGGCGGCAAGCGGCTGGCCGAGCCGATCACCCAGGCCGATCGCCAGGCGCAAGTCCTTCTGCATATGCTTCAGCGGGAACGCCGGGGTGAAAATCCCTTGGGCGATCAGTCCCCCTTTCAGGGCAAACATCGGGCTGGCGATCGCCCCGGCGGCGATGACGTCGAGGATGTCGGCCGTCGCCAGGCCGGCCTTGCCGCCAAGGGCGAGCCCTTCGCAGAAGGCGGCCATCATCCCCCCCATCACCATGTTCACCACGATCTTCATCTCCGCCCCTTTCCCCACGTCACCCAGGTGAAGAATCTTCTTCCCCATCGCTTCCAGCCCCGGGAGGGCTTCGTCGTAGAGGGTCCGGTCGCCGGCGGCGAGGATGATCAAGGTGCCGTCCTCCGCCGGTTTCTTGCTCCCCGAGACTGGCGCCTCCAGGAACCGCCCGCCTTTGGCGACCACCGCAAAACCGATCTTCTGCGAAGTCGCCGGGTCTACGGTGGACATGTCCACGTAGCCGCGGCCGTCGCCGATCCCTTCGAGGATGCCGTGCCGGCCGAAACAGACTTCCTCGGCCGCTGCCGGGTCCGCCAGCATGGCAAAGGTGATCGGGCAGCTTGCCGCGACGGCGGCGGGGGTCTCCGCCCGAGTGGCGCCAAGGGCGACCAGGTCCTCGGTCTTTTCCGGCGAGCGGTTCCAGACCGTAACCTGGCAGCCGGCCTTGAGGAGATTCTTCGCCATGGCGCTCCCCATGATTCCCAGTCCGATGAAGCCGAATTTATGCATGGTTCTCTCCTTTATGCAGGTTTGACGGTGACAGCTGGTTCGACGAGCCGGGCCCATTGCCACTGGCGCACCGAATTGATCAGGAACAGCTCGGTTGCTGCGGCCAATTCCCGGCCGGTGATCACCCGTTCGCGAATCGTCCCGGCGGTGAGCAGCTCTTCGCGAAAG contains:
- the typA gene encoding translational GTPase TypA; translated protein: MQERIRNIAIIAHVDHGKTTLVDAMLRHAGVFRENEAITERVMDSNDLEKERGITILSKNLSVHHGRYKINIVDTPGHADFGGEVERVLKMVDSVLLLVDALDGPMPQTRFVLKKSLDLGLKPIVVINKIDRPGARPDEVVDMVFDLFCELNANDEQLDFPIVYTSAKLGYAMLDQKAASTTMEPLFAVIESNVHPPQGDPNAPFQLLVTNIDYNDYIGRIATGKIFNGSVKAGETLAMVKRDGSVVRGRISKLLGYEGLKQVEISEACTGDIVTIAGFEEVGIGETLASVEAPAALPYVSIDEPTISMNFIVNNSPFAGREGKFVTSRNIRERLEKELRTNVSLRVEDTANPDTFKVSGRGELHLSILIENMRREGFEMAVSKPEVIMREVDGKKLEPMEYLVVDVPSEYQGAIIEKMGPRKGEMSSMQPMGETIRLEFVIPARGLIGLRGELLTETRGTAVVTHTFHDYAPFKGEIPGRKNGVLIAMEHGETTAYSLDALQPRGILFIGAGVEVYGGMIIGQHAKDNDLDVNPCKGKKLTNVRASGSDDAIKLTPPRLLTLEQALEFIDDDELVEVTPASIRLRKKELDPTKRKRK
- a CDS encoding NAD(P)-dependent oxidoreductase; the encoded protein is MHKFGFIGLGIMGSAMAKNLLKAGCQVTVWNRSPEKTEDLVALGATRAETPAAVAASCPITFAMLADPAAAEEVCFGRHGILEGIGDGRGYVDMSTVDPATSQKIGFAVVAKGGRFLEAPVSGSKKPAEDGTLIILAAGDRTLYDEALPGLEAMGKKILHLGDVGKGAEMKIVVNMVMGGMMAAFCEGLALGGKAGLATADILDVIAAGAIASPMFALKGGLIAQGIFTPAFPLKHMQKDLRLAIGLGDRLGQPLAAAAATNELFKGGRAAGYGDEDFSALYKLID
- a CDS encoding M23 family metallopeptidase, producing the protein MMTVNRQWLNILLLGAIAFTSVTAAASTERRWPVDGGSITSGIGWRPDPFGSGRMVYHHGVDIAVPEGTPVHPTQIGTVIFAGPYKGYGNLVVIDHGNGYETIYGHNSSLLVKPGDRVDQQTVIALSGNTGHSTGPHVHYEVRQFPVSAKERREAQAKLEASLKEAIMRNFASWTADRNAAQGGGQSAIELALPDDDGL